One Pseudoliparis swirei isolate HS2019 ecotype Mariana Trench chromosome 4, NWPU_hadal_v1, whole genome shotgun sequence genomic window carries:
- the wdr93 gene encoding WD repeat-containing protein 93 isoform X1, which translates to MSMYTREGTPPDSEMKAACETEKTTSLNPSAATQLPVSTNCLACSEDGRYLGLGHALGLSVWSASSLLCAAEWKQDALEVTSIQMTAMGESAYMLGAVDDMGVARVFAYHREAIHPLSVINTMENINKRSICLTFELSEGGDYAAASISCNGAAWLEVFHLPSEAWLKEMETAQKQDPNSSEDVDMKWSPVAVVIKIKPPKNPAGPLDGPLELFRTTDWFSRLSAQEVDRDAGNTKEKSESPPRCTQHFLWPCGPFPGGSKAKPAGGPVAVSVWWSGSQNLLQYSLHKAPKNKTDVEPVPDVLWPNAKTILCSAVSRCSRFVALGLEGALVCVWDRKSGSPLSVVMVTAADSDFSRMQFVDNCPDIGPDHDADVSQTFPAATVCVLLLCKSGATHTVTAGRGTQTLQRSERPKEGGDIPAVAAPVAFLQSLSLVVQRNGEMFLQDIINRSRVCSLMLPTTHRTATPCVPVYALSTEQQTLYIRGDQDSGCAASSEAGSQLFIFRFGESDIIRRWIVSLPDSPRQLNTPSYETLEDSCNLYLQQRALSVDERNDALTQTWKQLQETAATLQQTRKNCSS; encoded by the exons ATGTCCATGTACACAAGAGAAGGTACACCCCCGGACTCAGAAATGAAAGCAGCCTGCGAAACAGAGAAAACAACTAGTCTGAATCCATCCGCTGCCACACAG CTTCCAGTGAGCACCAACTGCCTGGCGTGCTCGGAGGACGGCAGGTACCTGGGCCTGGGTCACGCCCTCGGGTTGTCCGTGTGGAGCGCATCTTCTCTGCTCTGCGCTGCAGAGTGGAAGCAGGACGCCCTGGAAGTCACCTCCATCCAGATGACCGCGATGGGCGAGAGCGCCTACATGCTCGGCGCCGTCGACGACATGG GTGTTGCCCGAGTCTTTGCATATCACCGTGAAGCGATTCACCCCCTTAGCGTTATTAACACCATG GAAAATATCAACAAAAGGAGCATTTGCTTGACATTTGAACTGTCTGAAGGGGGAGATTATGCAGCTGCGTCAATCAGCT GTAACGGCGCCGCTTGGCTCGAGGTGTTCCACTTGCCCTCAGAAGCGTGGCTCAAAGAGATGGAGACGGCACAGAAGCAG GACCCAAACTCATCTGAAGACGTGGATATGAAATGGTCTCCGGTTGCAGTTGTGATTAAAATCAAGCCACCCAAAAATCCAGCAG GCCCGCTGGATGGTCCACTCGAGCTGTTCAGGACGACGGATTGGTTCTCACGCCTCTCGGCTCAGGAAGTCGACCGAGATGCAGGAAACACGAAGGAAAAGAGTGAAAGCCCACC ACGTTGCACGCAGCACTTCCTTTGGCCTTGTGGCCCGTTTCCCGGTGGCAGTAAAGCAAAGCCAG CGGGAGGGCCGGTTGCCGTCAGCGTGTGGTGGAGCGGCAGCCAGAACCTTCTTCAGTATTCGCTGCACAAAGCACcgaaaaacaaaacag ATGTGGAACCCGTGCCAGATGTGTTGTGGCCCAATGCAAAGACGATCCTCTGCTCGGCGGTCAGCAGGTGCAGCCGGTTCGTGGCTCTGGGGCTGGAGGgtgcgttggtgtgtgtgtgggacaggAAGTCTG GGTCTCCGTTGTCGGTTGTCATGGTGACAGCAGCAGACAGCGACTTCTCCAGGATGCAGTTTGTGGACAACTGTCCTGACATCGGTCCTGATCACGATGCCGATGTTTCCCAAACCTTCCCCGCAGCGACAgtctgtgttttgttgttgtgtaaaaGTGGAGCCACTCATACAGTCACCGCAGGAAGAGGAACACAGACGCTGCAGCGCTCTGAAAG GCCAAAAGAGGGCGGGGACATTCCAGCTGTCGCTGCACCAGTGGCGTTCCTGCAGAGTTTG TCGCTTGTGGTGCAAAGAAATGGAGAAATGTTCCTTCAAGACATCATCAACAGATCCAGAGTTTGCTCCTTGATGCTTCCTACGACTCATCGGACCGCAACTCCGTGCGTTCCAGTTTATGCTCTGAGCACCGAGCAACAGACGCTGTACATACGAG GTGACCAGGACTCCGGCTGCGCCGCGTCTTCTGAAGCAGGGAGCCAGCTTTTCATCTTCCGTTTTGGGGAATCTGATATTATCAGGCGGTGGATTGTTTCACTTCCTGACTCCCCACGACAACTAAACACACCGAGCTACGAAACTCTGGAGGATTCCTGCAATCTCTACCTGCAGCAAAG AGCGCTGTCTGTGGACGAGAGGAACGACGCGTTGACGCAGACGTGGAAGCAGCTTCAGGAAACTGCAGCGACGCTGCAACAGACGCGGAAAAACTGCAGCTCCTGA
- the wdr93 gene encoding WD repeat-containing protein 93 isoform X2 — protein sequence MSMYTREGTPPDSEMKAACETEKTTSLNPSAATQLPVSTNCLACSEDGRYLGLGHALGLSVWSASSLLCAAEWKQDALEVTSIQMTAMGESAYMLGAVDDMGVARVFAYHREAIHPLSVINTMENINKRSICLTFELSEGGDYAAASISCNGAAWLEVFHLPSEAWLKEMETAQKQDPNSSEDVDMKWSPVAVVIKIKPPKNPAGPLDGPLELFRTTDWFSRLSAQEVDRDAGNTKEKSESPPRCTQHFLWPCGPFPGGSKAKPAGGPVAVSVWWSGSQNLLQYSLHKAPKNKTDVEPVPDVLWPNAKTILCSAVSRCSRFVALGLEGSPLSVVMVTAADSDFSRMQFVDNCPDIGPDHDADVSQTFPAATVCVLLLCKSGATHTVTAGRGTQTLQRSERPKEGGDIPAVAAPVAFLQSLSLVVQRNGEMFLQDIINRSRVCSLMLPTTHRTATPCVPVYALSTEQQTLYIRGDQDSGCAASSEAGSQLFIFRFGESDIIRRWIVSLPDSPRQLNTPSYETLEDSCNLYLQQRALSVDERNDALTQTWKQLQETAATLQQTRKNCSS from the exons ATGTCCATGTACACAAGAGAAGGTACACCCCCGGACTCAGAAATGAAAGCAGCCTGCGAAACAGAGAAAACAACTAGTCTGAATCCATCCGCTGCCACACAG CTTCCAGTGAGCACCAACTGCCTGGCGTGCTCGGAGGACGGCAGGTACCTGGGCCTGGGTCACGCCCTCGGGTTGTCCGTGTGGAGCGCATCTTCTCTGCTCTGCGCTGCAGAGTGGAAGCAGGACGCCCTGGAAGTCACCTCCATCCAGATGACCGCGATGGGCGAGAGCGCCTACATGCTCGGCGCCGTCGACGACATGG GTGTTGCCCGAGTCTTTGCATATCACCGTGAAGCGATTCACCCCCTTAGCGTTATTAACACCATG GAAAATATCAACAAAAGGAGCATTTGCTTGACATTTGAACTGTCTGAAGGGGGAGATTATGCAGCTGCGTCAATCAGCT GTAACGGCGCCGCTTGGCTCGAGGTGTTCCACTTGCCCTCAGAAGCGTGGCTCAAAGAGATGGAGACGGCACAGAAGCAG GACCCAAACTCATCTGAAGACGTGGATATGAAATGGTCTCCGGTTGCAGTTGTGATTAAAATCAAGCCACCCAAAAATCCAGCAG GCCCGCTGGATGGTCCACTCGAGCTGTTCAGGACGACGGATTGGTTCTCACGCCTCTCGGCTCAGGAAGTCGACCGAGATGCAGGAAACACGAAGGAAAAGAGTGAAAGCCCACC ACGTTGCACGCAGCACTTCCTTTGGCCTTGTGGCCCGTTTCCCGGTGGCAGTAAAGCAAAGCCAG CGGGAGGGCCGGTTGCCGTCAGCGTGTGGTGGAGCGGCAGCCAGAACCTTCTTCAGTATTCGCTGCACAAAGCACcgaaaaacaaaacag ATGTGGAACCCGTGCCAGATGTGTTGTGGCCCAATGCAAAGACGATCCTCTGCTCGGCGGTCAGCAGGTGCAGCCGGTTCGTGGCTCTGGGGCTGGAGG GGTCTCCGTTGTCGGTTGTCATGGTGACAGCAGCAGACAGCGACTTCTCCAGGATGCAGTTTGTGGACAACTGTCCTGACATCGGTCCTGATCACGATGCCGATGTTTCCCAAACCTTCCCCGCAGCGACAgtctgtgttttgttgttgtgtaaaaGTGGAGCCACTCATACAGTCACCGCAGGAAGAGGAACACAGACGCTGCAGCGCTCTGAAAG GCCAAAAGAGGGCGGGGACATTCCAGCTGTCGCTGCACCAGTGGCGTTCCTGCAGAGTTTG TCGCTTGTGGTGCAAAGAAATGGAGAAATGTTCCTTCAAGACATCATCAACAGATCCAGAGTTTGCTCCTTGATGCTTCCTACGACTCATCGGACCGCAACTCCGTGCGTTCCAGTTTATGCTCTGAGCACCGAGCAACAGACGCTGTACATACGAG GTGACCAGGACTCCGGCTGCGCCGCGTCTTCTGAAGCAGGGAGCCAGCTTTTCATCTTCCGTTTTGGGGAATCTGATATTATCAGGCGGTGGATTGTTTCACTTCCTGACTCCCCACGACAACTAAACACACCGAGCTACGAAACTCTGGAGGATTCCTGCAATCTCTACCTGCAGCAAAG AGCGCTGTCTGTGGACGAGAGGAACGACGCGTTGACGCAGACGTGGAAGCAGCTTCAGGAAACTGCAGCGACGCTGCAACAGACGCGGAAAAACTGCAGCTCCTGA
- the wdr93 gene encoding WD repeat-containing protein 93 isoform X4 has product MTAMGESAYMLGAVDDMGVARVFAYHREAIHPLSVINTMENINKRSICLTFELSEGGDYAAASISCNGAAWLEVFHLPSEAWLKEMETAQKQDPNSSEDVDMKWSPVAVVIKIKPPKNPAGPLDGPLELFRTTDWFSRLSAQEVDRDAGNTKEKSESPPRCTQHFLWPCGPFPGGSKAKPAGGPVAVSVWWSGSQNLLQYSLHKAPKNKTDVEPVPDVLWPNAKTILCSAVSRCSRFVALGLEGALVCVWDRKSGSPLSVVMVTAADSDFSRMQFVDNCPDIGPDHDADVSQTFPAATVCVLLLCKSGATHTVTAGRGTQTLQRSERPKEGGDIPAVAAPVAFLQSLSLVVQRNGEMFLQDIINRSRVCSLMLPTTHRTATPCVPVYALSTEQQTLYIRGDQDSGCAASSEAGSQLFIFRFGESDIIRRWIVSLPDSPRQLNTPSYETLEDSCNLYLQQRALSVDERNDALTQTWKQLQETAATLQQTRKNCSS; this is encoded by the exons ATGACCGCGATGGGCGAGAGCGCCTACATGCTCGGCGCCGTCGACGACATGG GTGTTGCCCGAGTCTTTGCATATCACCGTGAAGCGATTCACCCCCTTAGCGTTATTAACACCATG GAAAATATCAACAAAAGGAGCATTTGCTTGACATTTGAACTGTCTGAAGGGGGAGATTATGCAGCTGCGTCAATCAGCT GTAACGGCGCCGCTTGGCTCGAGGTGTTCCACTTGCCCTCAGAAGCGTGGCTCAAAGAGATGGAGACGGCACAGAAGCAG GACCCAAACTCATCTGAAGACGTGGATATGAAATGGTCTCCGGTTGCAGTTGTGATTAAAATCAAGCCACCCAAAAATCCAGCAG GCCCGCTGGATGGTCCACTCGAGCTGTTCAGGACGACGGATTGGTTCTCACGCCTCTCGGCTCAGGAAGTCGACCGAGATGCAGGAAACACGAAGGAAAAGAGTGAAAGCCCACC ACGTTGCACGCAGCACTTCCTTTGGCCTTGTGGCCCGTTTCCCGGTGGCAGTAAAGCAAAGCCAG CGGGAGGGCCGGTTGCCGTCAGCGTGTGGTGGAGCGGCAGCCAGAACCTTCTTCAGTATTCGCTGCACAAAGCACcgaaaaacaaaacag ATGTGGAACCCGTGCCAGATGTGTTGTGGCCCAATGCAAAGACGATCCTCTGCTCGGCGGTCAGCAGGTGCAGCCGGTTCGTGGCTCTGGGGCTGGAGGgtgcgttggtgtgtgtgtgggacaggAAGTCTG GGTCTCCGTTGTCGGTTGTCATGGTGACAGCAGCAGACAGCGACTTCTCCAGGATGCAGTTTGTGGACAACTGTCCTGACATCGGTCCTGATCACGATGCCGATGTTTCCCAAACCTTCCCCGCAGCGACAgtctgtgttttgttgttgtgtaaaaGTGGAGCCACTCATACAGTCACCGCAGGAAGAGGAACACAGACGCTGCAGCGCTCTGAAAG GCCAAAAGAGGGCGGGGACATTCCAGCTGTCGCTGCACCAGTGGCGTTCCTGCAGAGTTTG TCGCTTGTGGTGCAAAGAAATGGAGAAATGTTCCTTCAAGACATCATCAACAGATCCAGAGTTTGCTCCTTGATGCTTCCTACGACTCATCGGACCGCAACTCCGTGCGTTCCAGTTTATGCTCTGAGCACCGAGCAACAGACGCTGTACATACGAG GTGACCAGGACTCCGGCTGCGCCGCGTCTTCTGAAGCAGGGAGCCAGCTTTTCATCTTCCGTTTTGGGGAATCTGATATTATCAGGCGGTGGATTGTTTCACTTCCTGACTCCCCACGACAACTAAACACACCGAGCTACGAAACTCTGGAGGATTCCTGCAATCTCTACCTGCAGCAAAG AGCGCTGTCTGTGGACGAGAGGAACGACGCGTTGACGCAGACGTGGAAGCAGCTTCAGGAAACTGCAGCGACGCTGCAACAGACGCGGAAAAACTGCAGCTCCTGA
- the wdr93 gene encoding WD repeat-containing protein 93 isoform X3, translating to MSMYTREGTPPDSEMKAACETEKTTSLNPSAATQLPVSTNCLACSEDGRYLGLGHALGLSVWSASSLLCAAEWKQDALEVTSIQMTAMGESAYMLGAVDDMGVARVFAYHREAIHPLSVINTMENINKRSICLTFELSEGGDYAAASISCNGAAWLEVFHLPSEAWLKEMETAQKQDPNSSEDVDMKWSPVAVVIKIKPPKNPAGPLDGPLELFRTTDWFSRLSAQEVDRDAGNTKEKSESPPRCTQHFLWPCGPFPGGSKAKPDVEPVPDVLWPNAKTILCSAVSRCSRFVALGLEGALVCVWDRKSGSPLSVVMVTAADSDFSRMQFVDNCPDIGPDHDADVSQTFPAATVCVLLLCKSGATHTVTAGRGTQTLQRSERPKEGGDIPAVAAPVAFLQSLSLVVQRNGEMFLQDIINRSRVCSLMLPTTHRTATPCVPVYALSTEQQTLYIRGDQDSGCAASSEAGSQLFIFRFGESDIIRRWIVSLPDSPRQLNTPSYETLEDSCNLYLQQRALSVDERNDALTQTWKQLQETAATLQQTRKNCSS from the exons ATGTCCATGTACACAAGAGAAGGTACACCCCCGGACTCAGAAATGAAAGCAGCCTGCGAAACAGAGAAAACAACTAGTCTGAATCCATCCGCTGCCACACAG CTTCCAGTGAGCACCAACTGCCTGGCGTGCTCGGAGGACGGCAGGTACCTGGGCCTGGGTCACGCCCTCGGGTTGTCCGTGTGGAGCGCATCTTCTCTGCTCTGCGCTGCAGAGTGGAAGCAGGACGCCCTGGAAGTCACCTCCATCCAGATGACCGCGATGGGCGAGAGCGCCTACATGCTCGGCGCCGTCGACGACATGG GTGTTGCCCGAGTCTTTGCATATCACCGTGAAGCGATTCACCCCCTTAGCGTTATTAACACCATG GAAAATATCAACAAAAGGAGCATTTGCTTGACATTTGAACTGTCTGAAGGGGGAGATTATGCAGCTGCGTCAATCAGCT GTAACGGCGCCGCTTGGCTCGAGGTGTTCCACTTGCCCTCAGAAGCGTGGCTCAAAGAGATGGAGACGGCACAGAAGCAG GACCCAAACTCATCTGAAGACGTGGATATGAAATGGTCTCCGGTTGCAGTTGTGATTAAAATCAAGCCACCCAAAAATCCAGCAG GCCCGCTGGATGGTCCACTCGAGCTGTTCAGGACGACGGATTGGTTCTCACGCCTCTCGGCTCAGGAAGTCGACCGAGATGCAGGAAACACGAAGGAAAAGAGTGAAAGCCCACC ACGTTGCACGCAGCACTTCCTTTGGCCTTGTGGCCCGTTTCCCGGTGGCAGTAAAGCAAAGCCAG ATGTGGAACCCGTGCCAGATGTGTTGTGGCCCAATGCAAAGACGATCCTCTGCTCGGCGGTCAGCAGGTGCAGCCGGTTCGTGGCTCTGGGGCTGGAGGgtgcgttggtgtgtgtgtgggacaggAAGTCTG GGTCTCCGTTGTCGGTTGTCATGGTGACAGCAGCAGACAGCGACTTCTCCAGGATGCAGTTTGTGGACAACTGTCCTGACATCGGTCCTGATCACGATGCCGATGTTTCCCAAACCTTCCCCGCAGCGACAgtctgtgttttgttgttgtgtaaaaGTGGAGCCACTCATACAGTCACCGCAGGAAGAGGAACACAGACGCTGCAGCGCTCTGAAAG GCCAAAAGAGGGCGGGGACATTCCAGCTGTCGCTGCACCAGTGGCGTTCCTGCAGAGTTTG TCGCTTGTGGTGCAAAGAAATGGAGAAATGTTCCTTCAAGACATCATCAACAGATCCAGAGTTTGCTCCTTGATGCTTCCTACGACTCATCGGACCGCAACTCCGTGCGTTCCAGTTTATGCTCTGAGCACCGAGCAACAGACGCTGTACATACGAG GTGACCAGGACTCCGGCTGCGCCGCGTCTTCTGAAGCAGGGAGCCAGCTTTTCATCTTCCGTTTTGGGGAATCTGATATTATCAGGCGGTGGATTGTTTCACTTCCTGACTCCCCACGACAACTAAACACACCGAGCTACGAAACTCTGGAGGATTCCTGCAATCTCTACCTGCAGCAAAG AGCGCTGTCTGTGGACGAGAGGAACGACGCGTTGACGCAGACGTGGAAGCAGCTTCAGGAAACTGCAGCGACGCTGCAACAGACGCGGAAAAACTGCAGCTCCTGA